A single region of the Drosophila takahashii strain IR98-3 E-12201 chromosome 2R, DtakHiC1v2, whole genome shotgun sequence genome encodes:
- the LOC108064817 gene encoding sodium/potassium-transporting ATPase subunit alpha isoform X2 produces MSSKPLSKWASSNVGFACSHAIKGYGFGVAIACGRNTDVGTMTALSFKERPPSRVKKHQKQIAYYTLFVIGLLFLLLLITTGFERGEIAYEVNLSLLIALTPMYVPFILYWGMRRTKKEMRRKQCHVRNLRGTTTVGLTTVIVTDLVGTMTKRRMRVSEIFVDMGLLSADSLDVKTQGPRFIELIRASVLCNDAVICPGNIGVPKMQKDMYGNILDIALLKFGLMVLPSIDHLRRDHEKVANKHYSSADKVQVTVHRTRDEEGQLKLILLMKGHCSVVLRRCSTFAIRDEELPLDDQLQEIILSLADGLLEAGRHVRAFAYKELSNELEFRRFSQVNANGGLDGGGGGGEFKYRDYLAVDTYSLRFLGMIATYNPPRSTIPKAVVRCRTAGIKLILVTRRKRNLSKALAVDVGILAAPWDSYQSRQRRSSAATEIVDMSQYAEEKPHHQRWHIEQLLLAQRDLVCAETSTEQLHWIVEACRRLGAVVSVIGGTLHDTPAMRSGHVGVAKYGCAVMCEASADLILLDSSFATLVSVVGDSRLLFENLKKALAYCLATNTSNILVYLSFFLLRIPLHFHILDELILAFLVNLLPAMTLIYEPPEEKLMLQMPKVYDDFLLNSRLLFVSHILVGTIEAAAVFMTYFVFMADRGFLPSTLVGLHIPWHDDSIHDITDSYGQEWRSSPATGVPGVLPLPDEPHHDAVHPSGVDQDRTCQSADPRLRQLAAESGGRLFDLPLRGDVPHGRHRLPATGGQQRTELWPLPVDHLPLCGSAGLPRIRSQILPSTFPGQLARAGDYVLS; encoded by the exons ATGAGTTCCAAACCTTTATCGAAATGGGCTTCCAGCAATGTGGGATTTGCTTGCAGTCATGCGATCAAGGGCTATGGCTTCGGAGTGGCCATTGCCTGTGGAAGGAATACCGATGTGGGAACCATGACGGCTCTTAGCTTCAAGGAGCGACCCCCGAGTCGTGTGAAGAAGCATCAGAAGCAG ATTGCTTACTATACCCTCTTTGTAATCGGACTCCTGTTTCTCCTGCTGCTCATCACCACCGGATTCGAGCGTGGTGAAATCGCCTACGAAGTCAATCTCTCACTTCTGATCGCCCTGACACCCATGTACGTGCCCTTCATCCTTTACTGGGGCATGAGGAGGACCAAAAAGGAGATGAGGAGAAAGCAGTGCCATGTGAGGAACCTTCGCGGCACCACCACAGTGGGCCTCACCACCGTCATAGTCACCGATTTGGTGGGAACGATGACCAAGCGGCGCATGCGCGTATCGGAGATCTTCGTGGACATGGGACTGCTGAGCGCCGATAGTCTGGATGTGAAGACCCAGGGTCCGCGATTCATAGAGCTCATCCGCGCCTCGGTTCTGTGCAACGATGCGGTCATCTGTCCGGGAAACATCGGCGTGCCCAAGATGCAGAAGGACATGTACGGCAATATCCTGGATATAGCCCTGCTCAAGTTCGGTCTGATGGTCCTGCCGAGCATCGATCACCTGCGTCGCGACCACGAGAAGGTGGCCAACAAGCACTACTCGAGTGCGGACAAGGTCCAGGTGACGGTGCACCGGACTCGCGACGAGGAGGGCCAGCTGAAGCTGATCCTGCTGATGAAGGGCCACTGCAGCGTGGTGCTTCGCCGCTGCTCCACCTTCGCCATTCGCGACGAGGAGCTGCCGCTGGACGATCAGCTGCAGGAGATCATCCTCAGCCTGGCCGATGGCCTCCTGGAGGCGGGTCGTCATGTCCGTGCCTTCGCCTACAAGGAGCTGAGCAATGAGCTGGAGTTTCGTCGCTTCTCCCAGGTGAACGCGAACGGAGGATTagacggcggcggcggcggcggagagTTCAAGTACCGGGACTACCTGGCGGTGGACACCTACTCGCTGCGGTTCCTGGGCATGATAGCCACCTACAATCCGCCGCGCAGCACCATTCCCAAGGCAGTGGTTCGCTGTCGCACGGCGGGCATTAAGCTGATCCTGGTAACCCGGCGCAAACGCAACCTGTCCAAGGCCCTCGCCGTGGATGTGGGCATCCTGGCGGCGCCCTGGGACTCCTATCAGTCCCGGCAGAGACGCAGCTCAGCCGCCACGGAAATAGTGGACATGTCGCAGTACGCCGAGGAGAAGCCCCATCACCAGCGTTGGCACATCGAACAGTTGCTCCTGGCTCAGCGGGATTTGGTGTGTGCCGAGACGAGCACGGAGCAGCTCCACTGGATCGTGGAGGCCTGTCGCCGGCTGGGAGCTGTGGTATCCGTCATCGGAGGAACACTCCATGACACGCCGGCCATGAGGAGCGGccatgtgggcgtggccaagTACGGATGTGCGGTGATGTGCGAGGCCAGTGCCGATCTCATCCTGCTGGACAGCTCGTTCGCCACTTTGGTCAGTGTGGTGGGCGACAGTCGGCTGCTGTTTGAGAATCTCAAGAAGGCTCTGGCCTACTGCCTGGCCACCAACACGTCCAACATACTGGTGTACCTCTCCTTCTTCCTGCTCCGCATTCCCCTTCACTTTCATATCTTGGATGAGCTCATCCTGGCCTTCCTCGTGAACTTG CTACCTGCCATGACCTTAATTTACGAGCCTCCCGAGGAGAAGCTGATGCTGCAGATGCCCAAAGTCTACGATGACTTTCTGCTAAATAGTCG ATTACTTTTTGTGTCGCACATCCTTGTGGGAACCATTGAAGCCGCCGCTGTTTTCATGACCTACTTCGTGTTCATGGCTGACAGGGGATTCCTGCCCAGCACGCTGGTGGGTCTGCACATTCCGTGGCACGACGATTCGATTCACGACATCACCGACTCTTACGGCCAGGAATGG CGAAGCTCGCCAGCAACTGGAGTGCCAGGTGTCCTCCCTCTGCCTGATGAGCCTCATCACGATGCAGTGCACCCATCTGGTGTTGACCAAGACCGGACGTGCCAATCTGCTGACCCACGGCTTCGGCAACTGGCGGCTGAATCTGGCGGTCGTCTATTTGATTTGCCTCTGCGCGGAGATGTGCCTCATGGACGCCACCGTTTGCCTGCGACTGGAGGGCAGCAACGAACTGAA CTTTGGCCACTTCCTGTGGACCATCTGCCCCTTTGTGGCTCTGCTGGTCTTCCTCGAATCCGCTCGCAGATACTTCCTTCGACTTTTCCCGGACAGTTGGCTCGAGCTGGCGACTATGTATTGagctga
- the LOC108064802 gene encoding 5-oxoprolinase — translation MSGNKYCFAIDRGGTFTDVLCICPGGKVRTMKLLSEDPERYSDAPREGIRRILKEETGEDLAASGLVDTSKIGWVRMGTTVATNALLERKGDPVVLVVNSGFRDLLYIGNQARPKIFDLNIRKPANLYKSVVEVDCRIVPEQADRCELDHSWKVLEGVAGTKYLEVRPVDEVAVRQSLSVARDQGVSSVSVVLAHSYACPEHELRVGAIARELGFSHVTLSHQAMPMCRVVARGYTACAEAYLTPHVDRYLASFKSGFDKQLEGVDVLFMQSDGGLTNMENFRGARAILSGPAGGVVGYALTGARETDLPLIGFDMGGTSTDVSRYAGTYEHVIESTTAGVTIQAPQLDINTVAAGGGSRLFFRSGLYVVGPESAGSHPGPACYKKGGPLTVTDANLILGRILPQFFPKIFGPKENEPLDHEIARSKFVELQSEINEYLKSTGDSRVLSVEEVALGFIRVANETMCRPIRALTQSRGLDTANHVLSCFGGAGGQHACAIARNLGIAKVVVHKYAGILSAYGMALADVVQEVQEPNGLEFSDANAQQLKNRLDALSKECREKLADQGFRRIELEPFLHLRYEGTDGALMVAPATGKQSSSSNPLLEAYGDFNATFLDRYRTEFGFVLQNRRIIVDDIRIRGLGKNDTPPESKVQAASEVKPPEESKSRLHFDQGGFDAPIYLTKNLLAGHKITGPAVLIDQLSTIVVEPESVVQVTQFGDLIMDVKAGGKHGINADLDPVHLSIFSHRFMSIAEQMGRVLQRTSISTNIKERLDFSCALFGPDGGLVSNAPHIPVHLGAMQETVQYQLRVRGETLKNGDVILANHPSAGGSHLPDLTVITPVFYENHPRPVFFVASRGHHADIGGITPGSMPPHSTSLAQEGAAFKSFLIVENGVFQEQEIIKQLTTPTAAKGAVGTRNLSDNLSDLKAQIAANHKGIQLVAELIDGYGLDVVQAYMSHIQKNAELAVRDMLRQIGRDTLERTGSTVLEAREFMDDGSPISLKVTIDAELGSALCDFTGSGVEVWGNCNAPRAITLSALIYCLRCMVGHDVPLNQGCLAPIQVIIPKNSILDPSEGAAVVGGNVQTSQRIVDTVLKAFGVCAASQGCMNNITIGDETWGYYETVAGGAGAGPGWHGAGGVHTHMTNTRITDPEILELRYPMILKRFCLRTDGSGGRGQFHGGEGVERDLLFRKPVTLSVLTERRTLQPYGLAGGESGKSGRNLVVKRDGRVIALAGKTCIDVEAGDTFAMKTPGGGGFGPLEEYSKTGAGLDQGYSKRYVERGTVFNYLQSQESA, via the exons ATGTCGGGCAACAAATACTGTTTCGCCATCGATCGCGGAGGCACTTTCACGGACGTCCTGTGCATCTGTCCCGGCGGAAAGGTGCGCACCATGAAGCTGCTCTCCGAGGATCCGGAGAGGTATAGCGATGCCCCCCGCGAGGGCATCCGCCGGATCCTCAAGGAGGAAACCGGTGAGGACCTGGCAGCCAGTGGCTTGGTGGACACCTCGAAAATCGGTTGGGTTCGCATGGGCACCACGGTGGCCACCAATGCTCTGCTGGAGCGCAAGGGAGATCCGGTGGTTCTGGTGGTGAACAGTGGCTTCCGGGATCTGCTCTACATTGGCAACCAGGCGAGGCCGAAGATCTTCGATCTGAACATCCGCAAGCCGGCGAATCTATATAAATCCGTGGTCGAGGTGGACTGTCGCATAGTTCCAGAGCAGGCGGATCGCTGTGAGCTGG atCACAGCTGGAAGGTGCTGGAGGGTGTGGCCGGCACCAAGTATCTGGAGGTGCGTCCCGTTGATGAGGTGGCCGTCCGTCAATCGCTCTCAGTCGCTCGTGATCAGGGTGTCTCCTCCGTTTCCGTGGTTCTGGCCCACAGCTACGCCTGTCCGGAGCACGAACTCCGGGTGGGAGCCATTGCCCGGGAGCTGGGCTTCAGCCATGTGACGCTATCCCACCAGGCGATGCCCATGTGCCGGGTGGTGGCCCGCGGCTATACGGCCTGTGCGGAGGCCTACCTGACGCCCCATGTGGATCGCTACCTGGCCAG TTTCAAATCCGGCTTCGACAAGCAGCTGGAGGGCGTGGATGTGCTGTTCATGCAATCGGATGGCGGTCTGACCAATATGGAGAACTTCCGTGGAGCTCGAGCCATTCTCTCTGGACCTGCGGGCGGTGTGGTGGGTTACGCTCTGACGGGAGCCCGGGAAACGGATCTACCCCTCATCGGTTTCGACATGGGCGGCACCTCGACGGATGTGTCCCGCTATGCCGGAACCTACGAGCACGTCATCGAGAGCACCACGGCGGGAGTTACCATCCAGGCTCCTCAGCTGGACATCAATACCGTGGCTGCAGGCGGTGGATCTCGGCTGTTCTTCCGATCTGGCCTCTATGTGGTGGGTCCTGAGTCGGCGGGATCTCATCCGGGACCGGCGTGCTACAAGAAGGGAGGCCCCCTGACGGTCACCGATGCCAATCTCATACTGGGACGCATTCTGCCGCAATTCTTCCCCAAGATCTTTGGTCCCAAGGAGAACGAACCGCTGGATCATGAGATCGCCAGGAGTAAGTTCGTGGAGTTGCAGTCGGAGATCAACGAGTATTTGAAGTCCACTGGCGATAGTCGAGTTCTGAGTGTCGAGGAAGTGGCCCTCGGTTTCATTCGCGTGGCCAACGAAACCATGTGCCGTCCCATTCGGGCGTTGACCCAGTCCCGAGGATTGGATACGGCCAACCATGTGCTCTCCTGCTTTGGAGGAGCAGGTGGTCAGCATGCCTGCGCCATTGCCCGCAATCTGGGAATAGCCAAG GTCGTGGTCCACAAGTACGCCGGAATTCTATCTGCCTATGGAATGGCTCTGGCCGACGTGGTTCAGGAGGTCCAGGAACCGAATGGCCTGGAGTTCAGTGATGCGAATGCCCAGCAGCTGAAGAATCGCTTAGATGCTTTGTCAAAGGAATGTCGTGAGAAGTTGGCTGATCAGGGATTCAGGCGGATTGAGCTAGAACCCTTCCTTCACTTACGCTACGAGGGCACTGATGGCGCCTTGATGGTTGCACCGGCCACTGGAAAGCAGTCCTCCAGCTCAAATCCCCTTTTAGAAGCCTATGGGGATTTCAATGCCACCTTCCTGGATCGCTATCGCACCGAGTTTGGGTTCGTCTTGCAAAACAGAAGGATTATTGTGGACGACATTCGCATTCGAGGATTGGGCAAGAATGATACTCCGCCGGAGTCCAAAGTTCAGGCGGCTTCCGAGGTGAAGCCTCCGGAAGAGTCGAAGAGTCGCCTGCACTTCGATCAGGGCGGCTTCGACGCTCCGATTTACCTGACCAAGAACCTCCTGGCCGGGCACAAGATCACCGGACCCGCTGTGCTCATCGATCAGCTCTCGACCATCGTAGTGGAACCAGAGTCCGTGGTCCAAGTCACCCAGTTCGGGGACCTCATCATGGACGTGAAGGCGGGTGGCAAGCATGGCATCAATGCGGACTTGGATCCCGTCCACCTGAGCATCTTTAGCCACCGCTTCATGAGCATCGCCGAGCAGATGGGCCGAGTGCTCCAGCGCACCTCGATTTCGACCAACATCAAGGAGCGTCTGGACTTCTCGTGCGCCCTCTTCGGACCGGATGGTGGCCTGGTCAGCAATGCTCCCCACATTCCCGTGCACCTGGGTGCCATGCAGGAGACGGTCCAGTATCAGCTGAGGGTGCGCGGCGAGACCCTTAAGAACGGCGACGTCATCCTGGCCAACCATCCCTCGGCCGGGGGATCTCATCTTCCCGATTTGACGGTCATTACTCCGGTTTTCTATGA GAACCATCCACGACCCGTTTTCTTTGTGGCCTCCCGTGGTCACCATGCGGACATCGGTGGTATAACCCCAGGATCCATGCCCCCGCACTCCACCTCGTTGGCCCAGGAAGGGGCAGCCTTCAAGTCCTTCCTGATCGTCGAGAACGGGGTCTTCCAGGAGCAGGAGATTATCAAACAGCTGACCACGCCCACGGCTGCCAAGGGAGCGGTGGGCACTCGGAACCTGAGTGACAATCTGTCGGATCTGAAGGCCCAGATCGCAGCCAACCACAAGGGCATCCAGCTGGTGGCGGAGCTGATCGATGGCTACGGTTTGGACGTGGTGCAGGCCTACATGTCGCACATCCAGAAGAACGCCGAGTTGGCTGTTCGCGATATGTTGCGTCAGATTGGTCGGGATACGCTGGAGCGCACGGGATCCACGGTGCTGGAGGCGAGGGAGTTCATGGACGACGGTTCGCCCATTTCGCTCAAGGTAACCATCGATGCGGAGCTGGGATCGGCTCTGTGCGATTTCACCGGATCCGGAGTGGAGGTGTGGGGCAACTGCAATGCGCCGAGGGCCATCACCTTGTCCGCTCTGATCTACTGCCTGCGCTGCATGGTGGGCCACGATGTGCCGCTCAACCAGGGCTGCCTGGCCCCCATCCAGGTGATCATTCCGAAGAACTCCATACTGGATCCCTCCGAGGGAGCCGCCGTGGTCGGTGGCAATGTGCAGACCTCGCAGCGCATCGTGGACACGGTGCTGAAGGCTTTCGGAGTCTGTGCCGCCTCGCAGGGATGCATGAACAACATTACCATCGGGGACGAGACCTGGGGCTACTACGAGACGGTGGCCGGAGGAGCGGGCGCCGGACCCGGATGGCATGGAGCCGGAGGAGTGCACACGCACATGACGAACACCCGCATCACTGACCCGGAAATTCTGGAGCTGCGCTATCCCATGATCCTGAAGAGATTCTGCCTGCGCACCGATGGCTCCGGCGGACGAGGGCAGTTCCACGGAGGCGAGGGCGTGGAGCGGGATCTGCTCTTCCGCAAGCCTGTGACCCTGTCCGTCCTGACGGAGCGAAGGACCCTCCAACCCTACGGTCTGGCTGGCGGAGAATCAGGCAAGAGTGGTCGCAATTTGGTGGTCAAGCGGGACGGTCGAGTGATCGCTTTGGCGGGCAAGACCTGCATCGATGTGGAAGCTGGA GACACCTTTGCCATGAAAACTCCAGGCGGTGGCGGATTCGGACCCCTTGAAGAATATTCCAAAACCGGAGCAGGCTTGGATCAGGGATACAGCAAGCGATACGTGGAGCGTGGCACTGTTTTCAACTACCTGCAGTCCCAGGAATCggcctaa
- the LOC108064765 gene encoding sodium/potassium-transporting ATPase subunit alpha-A: MVFWLKQISKWRGKCCGSRRRKREREAVRQTENELWLEYYGPYLHIWPFHELCVRLETNVSQGLTSEAAGKKLSRNGKNVLPLPLKQDVRFWRFIKDCFSALGIVMLLSSFACFSLYYIFEVNPNIEGKVDPEFLVAGIVLLLFFFLAGLVFYLQGDHNEEMVVAFDELMPMYCTVIRDGEKEVILSQDVVMGDIVPISYGQRLPADLRFFSSSGLELNNVALTGHSKPVQITPLANEGRHRYSRVEYIKDL, from the exons ATGGTGTTCTGGCTGAAACAGATCTCGAAATGGAGGGGGAAGTGTTGTGGCAGCCGGCGGAGGAAGAGGGAAAGGGAGGCAGTGCGCCAGACGGAGAATGAATTGTGGCTGGAGTACTACGGGCCATATCTGCACATCTGGCCATTCCACGAGCTCTGCGTCAGATTGGAGACGAATGTCTCCCAG ggTCTAACCTCCGAGGcggcgggaaaaaagctatcCCGAAATGGGAAGAATGTTTTGCCGCTTCCCCTCAAACAGGATGTTCGATTTTGGAGATTCATAAAGGATTGCTTCAGTGCCTTGGGCATCGTCATGCTCCTTAGTTCCTTCGCCTGTTTTTCCCTATACTACATATTTGAAGTTAACCCGAACATCGAAGGCAAAGTGGATCCCGAGTTTCTAGTGGCGGGCATCGTCCTTCTACTCTTCTTCTTTCTCGCAGGACTCGTGTTTTATCTGCAGGGCGATCACAACGAGGAAATGGTCGTGGCCTTCGATGAACTAATGCCCATGTATTGCACTGTGATCAGGGATGGCGAGAAGGAGGTTATTCTCAGCCAGGACGTGGTCATGGGCGATATCGTTCCCATTAGCTATGGCCAGCGGCTTCCTGCCGATCTGCGATTCTTCAGCTCCTCGGGTCTGGAGCTTAACAACGTCGCTCTGACAGGACACTCGAAGCCCGTGCAAATTACTCCGCTGGCGAATGAGGGTCGCCACAGGTACTCCCGAGTGGAGTACATAAAGGACCTTTAA
- the LOC138912213 gene encoding accessory gland protein Acp29AB-like has protein sequence MELMTNRRPTPIEKDLTEIKESIKTLSASFQTKPRMREIPPQFEKIGRRFFYIERESRQNWFAASNTCRKMGGHLATIQDQEEMDAIAPKIRDSIYWVDITDLAKEGEHVSSLTGRRPPFYNWKKGEPAPINEHCVNFYTAEMCDARCNAEFFFICQYI, from the coding sequence ATGGAGCTCATGACGAATCGGAGACCAACACCAATAGAAAAAGATCTTACTGAAATTAAGGAATCCATTAAAACTCTTAGCGCTTCTTTTCAGACCAAGCCAAGAATGAGGGAAATACCACCGCAATTCGAAAAAATCGGTCGCAGATTCTTCTACATTGAAAGAGAAAGCAGACAGAATTGGTTTGCTGCATCAAACACATGCCGCAAAATGGGAGGACACCTGGCGACAATACAAGACCAGGAGGAGATGGATGCTATAGCACCAAAAATTCGGGATAGTATCTATTGGGTGGACATCACCGACCTGGCCAAGGAAGGAGAGCACGTTTCTTCACTGACCGGAAGACGACCACCGTTTTATAATTGGAAGAAGGGCGAGCCGGCACCCATCAATGAGCATTGCGTGAATTTCTATACTGCCGAGATGTGCGATGCCAGGTGTAATGCAGAAttcttctttatttgccaatatatataa
- the LOC108064817 gene encoding sodium/potassium-transporting ATPase subunit alpha isoform X1 — protein MSSKPLSKWASSNVGFACSHAIKGYGFGVAIACGRNTDVGTMTALSFKERPPSRVKKHQKQIAYYTLFVIGLLFLLLLITTGFERGEIAYEVNLSLLIALTPMYVPFILYWGMRRTKKEMRRKQCHVRNLRGTTTVGLTTVIVTDLVGTMTKRRMRVSEIFVDMGLLSADSLDVKTQGPRFIELIRASVLCNDAVICPGNIGVPKMQKDMYGNILDIALLKFGLMVLPSIDHLRRDHEKVANKHYSSADKVQVTVHRTRDEEGQLKLILLMKGHCSVVLRRCSTFAIRDEELPLDDQLQEIILSLADGLLEAGRHVRAFAYKELSNELEFRRFSQVNANGGLDGGGGGGEFKYRDYLAVDTYSLRFLGMIATYNPPRSTIPKAVVRCRTAGIKLILVTRRKRNLSKALAVDVGILAAPWDSYQSRQRRSSAATEIVDMSQYAEEKPHHQRWHIEQLLLAQRDLVCAETSTEQLHWIVEACRRLGAVVSVIGGTLHDTPAMRSGHVGVAKYGCAVMCEASADLILLDSSFATLVSVVGDSRLLFENLKKALAYCLATNTSNILVYLSFFLLRIPLHFHILDELILAFLVNLLPAMTLIYEPPEEKLMLQMPKVYDDFLLNSRLLFVSHILVGTIEAAAVFMTYFVFMADRGFLPSTLVGLHIPWHDDSIHDITDSYGQEWSSEARQQLECQVSSLCLMSLITMQCTHLVLTKTGRANLLTHGFGNWRLNLAVVYLICLCAEMCLMDATVCLRLEGSNELNFGHFLWTICPFVALLVFLESARRYFLRLFPDSWLELATMY, from the exons ATGAGTTCCAAACCTTTATCGAAATGGGCTTCCAGCAATGTGGGATTTGCTTGCAGTCATGCGATCAAGGGCTATGGCTTCGGAGTGGCCATTGCCTGTGGAAGGAATACCGATGTGGGAACCATGACGGCTCTTAGCTTCAAGGAGCGACCCCCGAGTCGTGTGAAGAAGCATCAGAAGCAG ATTGCTTACTATACCCTCTTTGTAATCGGACTCCTGTTTCTCCTGCTGCTCATCACCACCGGATTCGAGCGTGGTGAAATCGCCTACGAAGTCAATCTCTCACTTCTGATCGCCCTGACACCCATGTACGTGCCCTTCATCCTTTACTGGGGCATGAGGAGGACCAAAAAGGAGATGAGGAGAAAGCAGTGCCATGTGAGGAACCTTCGCGGCACCACCACAGTGGGCCTCACCACCGTCATAGTCACCGATTTGGTGGGAACGATGACCAAGCGGCGCATGCGCGTATCGGAGATCTTCGTGGACATGGGACTGCTGAGCGCCGATAGTCTGGATGTGAAGACCCAGGGTCCGCGATTCATAGAGCTCATCCGCGCCTCGGTTCTGTGCAACGATGCGGTCATCTGTCCGGGAAACATCGGCGTGCCCAAGATGCAGAAGGACATGTACGGCAATATCCTGGATATAGCCCTGCTCAAGTTCGGTCTGATGGTCCTGCCGAGCATCGATCACCTGCGTCGCGACCACGAGAAGGTGGCCAACAAGCACTACTCGAGTGCGGACAAGGTCCAGGTGACGGTGCACCGGACTCGCGACGAGGAGGGCCAGCTGAAGCTGATCCTGCTGATGAAGGGCCACTGCAGCGTGGTGCTTCGCCGCTGCTCCACCTTCGCCATTCGCGACGAGGAGCTGCCGCTGGACGATCAGCTGCAGGAGATCATCCTCAGCCTGGCCGATGGCCTCCTGGAGGCGGGTCGTCATGTCCGTGCCTTCGCCTACAAGGAGCTGAGCAATGAGCTGGAGTTTCGTCGCTTCTCCCAGGTGAACGCGAACGGAGGATTagacggcggcggcggcggcggagagTTCAAGTACCGGGACTACCTGGCGGTGGACACCTACTCGCTGCGGTTCCTGGGCATGATAGCCACCTACAATCCGCCGCGCAGCACCATTCCCAAGGCAGTGGTTCGCTGTCGCACGGCGGGCATTAAGCTGATCCTGGTAACCCGGCGCAAACGCAACCTGTCCAAGGCCCTCGCCGTGGATGTGGGCATCCTGGCGGCGCCCTGGGACTCCTATCAGTCCCGGCAGAGACGCAGCTCAGCCGCCACGGAAATAGTGGACATGTCGCAGTACGCCGAGGAGAAGCCCCATCACCAGCGTTGGCACATCGAACAGTTGCTCCTGGCTCAGCGGGATTTGGTGTGTGCCGAGACGAGCACGGAGCAGCTCCACTGGATCGTGGAGGCCTGTCGCCGGCTGGGAGCTGTGGTATCCGTCATCGGAGGAACACTCCATGACACGCCGGCCATGAGGAGCGGccatgtgggcgtggccaagTACGGATGTGCGGTGATGTGCGAGGCCAGTGCCGATCTCATCCTGCTGGACAGCTCGTTCGCCACTTTGGTCAGTGTGGTGGGCGACAGTCGGCTGCTGTTTGAGAATCTCAAGAAGGCTCTGGCCTACTGCCTGGCCACCAACACGTCCAACATACTGGTGTACCTCTCCTTCTTCCTGCTCCGCATTCCCCTTCACTTTCATATCTTGGATGAGCTCATCCTGGCCTTCCTCGTGAACTTG CTACCTGCCATGACCTTAATTTACGAGCCTCCCGAGGAGAAGCTGATGCTGCAGATGCCCAAAGTCTACGATGACTTTCTGCTAAATAGTCG ATTACTTTTTGTGTCGCACATCCTTGTGGGAACCATTGAAGCCGCCGCTGTTTTCATGACCTACTTCGTGTTCATGGCTGACAGGGGATTCCTGCCCAGCACGCTGGTGGGTCTGCACATTCCGTGGCACGACGATTCGATTCACGACATCACCGACTCTTACGGCCAGGAATGG AGCAGCGAAGCTCGCCAGCAACTGGAGTGCCAGGTGTCCTCCCTCTGCCTGATGAGCCTCATCACGATGCAGTGCACCCATCTGGTGTTGACCAAGACCGGACGTGCCAATCTGCTGACCCACGGCTTCGGCAACTGGCGGCTGAATCTGGCGGTCGTCTATTTGATTTGCCTCTGCGCGGAGATGTGCCTCATGGACGCCACCGTTTGCCTGCGACTGGAGGGCAGCAACGAACTGAA CTTTGGCCACTTCCTGTGGACCATCTGCCCCTTTGTGGCTCTGCTGGTCTTCCTCGAATCCGCTCGCAGATACTTCCTTCGACTTTTCCCGGACAGTTGGCTCGAGCTGGCGACTATGTATTGa